TCAAGGCGGGCGCAAGCTGTTGTTGCTGCTGGCCGTGGTGGTGGTCGCGCTGGTGCTGCAAAACGTCGTCGGCGTGGCGATTGCGCTGGGGCTCGATCTGAACCCTTTGATGGGCATCCTCGGCGGTTCGGCGACGCTGGCCGGTGGGCATGGCACCGGCGCGGCCTATGGGCAGGTGTTCGGCGAGGTGAACGGTCTGCAGGGTGCGGTCGAGGTGGCCATGGCCTGCGCCACCTTCGGGCTGATCCTGGGCGGTGTCCTCGGCGGGCCGGTGGCGCAATGGCTGATTCGCCGGCATCACTTGCAGCCCGAGGCACAGTCGGTGGCATCGCTCGGCCCCGGCGAGGTGCCGAAGGACGAACGCCGCGCCCTGAGCCCGGAATCCCTGATCGAGACCATCCTGATCCTGATGTTGTGCCTGGGGGTCGGCGCCCTGCTAGCCGAGCGTCTGACCATCCCCGGTATCACCTTGCCGACCTTCGTCTGGTGCTTGCTGGTGGGGATCATCCTGCGCAATGCGCTGAGTCTGAGCGGGCTGTACCGCATCGACGGCCCCACCATCGAGTTGATGGGCACCGTCAGCCTTTCGCTGTTTTTGGCCATGGCGCTGATGTCGCTGCGCTTGTGGGAACTGGTCAATCTGGCCCTGCCGATTCTGATCATACTGGTCGCCCAGGCCTTGCTTACGGTGCTGCTGGTAGTGTTTCTGACCTTCCGTGTCATGGGCCGCAATTATGACGCGGCGGTGATTGCCGCAGGCCAATGCGGCTTTCAGCTTGGCGCAACGCCCACCGCCATTGCCAATATGCAGGCCGTGACCAGTCGCCATGGCTTGTCGCCGATGGCCTTCCTGCTGGTGCCGATCATTGGTGCCTTTTTGATCGACATCTGTAACGCCCTGGTCATACAGGGGTTCTTGGCGCTGCCCTGGTTCGGGTTCTGAACATGGTTACATCAGCACGCATTCCAGCCCGCATTTCCATCGGCATTTCAACTGCTACTCTGACTGGCATGATCACTGGCATGATCGCTGGCATGATCAATGGCATTGCAGCCAGGTTCGCATTGCCTCGCATCATGCAGCTTCTCGCCGCCGCGATGCTCGCGCTGCTCCTGGCCGGTTGCGTCGAGGGTCCAGACCAATCCGGCGTTACCCAAGTGGTGCAGCAGCGCCTGACCCAGGCGCTCGGTGCCGATGCCGTCGAGATCACTCGCCTGCGGCGACTCGGCAGCGGCCCGCTGGACGCGAGCGCCGGCGGACTCAAGCGCCGCATCGTCTATTACAACGCCGTGCTGACCTTGGCCCGTGATCTGGATTTCTCGTCCTGGGATACGCTCAATGTCGCCGCCTTGACGAACCTGCTTGGCGCCACCAAGCGTGGCATCGACGGACTCAAACAGGACGGTAACAGCGCCGGCGACCAAGTCTATGTCCGCGGCAGCGTGAGTTTTGAGAAAGGCGCCGAGGGTTGGACGCCGGTGGATGTCTTTCACCCAGAGATTGGTGTCGCGAGCACAGGTCCAGCCGGCGCCGAGGAATCACGCCGCATCATCGAGCAAATCAACGCGCTGCTGACCAAGCCTGGCAAGGATTCCCAGGAGCGCAAGCGCATCATCACCGAGGTGCTAGATGGCGCCTACGATGACATCACGCTGCGACTCGACCGCTTGGAGCGCGCCCTGGTCATCGCCGGTGGCTCACCGGACGGCGAATATGCGCGCGTGGCGCAGCTGTTGGCAGATGAGCTGACCGCCGAGGGAACGCTATCGAGCGCGGCCCAGAGCAGCGGCAGCAAGGAAAACC
Above is a genomic segment from Thiorhodovibrio litoralis containing:
- the gltS gene encoding sodium/glutamate symporter, which codes for MAIEIPLPLTVVFAILVLLVGRWLIGRIDFLARYSIPDPVVGGLIVAVVLTLVRVGTGTELSFDMGLQSPLLLIFFSTVGLGADVRTLTQGGRKLLLLLAVVVVALVLQNVVGVAIALGLDLNPLMGILGGSATLAGGHGTGAAYGQVFGEVNGLQGAVEVAMACATFGLILGGVLGGPVAQWLIRRHHLQPEAQSVASLGPGEVPKDERRALSPESLIETILILMLCLGVGALLAERLTIPGITLPTFVWCLLVGIILRNALSLSGLYRIDGPTIELMGTVSLSLFLAMALMSLRLWELVNLALPILIILVAQALLTVLLVVFLTFRVMGRNYDAAVIAAGQCGFQLGATPTAIANMQAVTSRHGLSPMAFLLVPIIGAFLIDICNALVIQGFLALPWFGF
- a CDS encoding TAXI family TRAP transporter solute-binding subunit, which translates into the protein MVTSARIPARISIGISTATLTGMITGMIAGMINGIAARFALPRIMQLLAAAMLALLLAGCVEGPDQSGVTQVVQQRLTQALGADAVEITRLRRLGSGPLDASAGGLKRRIVYYNAVLTLARDLDFSSWDTLNVAALTNLLGATKRGIDGLKQDGNSAGDQVYVRGSVSFEKGAEGWTPVDVFHPEIGVASTGPAGAEESRRIIEQINALLTKPGKDSQERKRIITEVLDGAYDDITLRLDRLERALVIAGGSPDGEYARVAQLLADELTAEGTLSSAAQSSGSKENLELLRTGKVDIALVQNNVAAQALLGAEPFAVLGPHYTLNALASLFPEPLHVIVAADSQITSVQDLAGKRVDIGDPGSGSYLNAVALLAAAGIELTDLGAIHKTGLAGGLNLLNNGEADAVIATIGAPARTLQRAAAQGRIRLLPLSAELREMLTREGAGYVPILLPAATYPGQREPVATVAVTAVLAANESLPKADVDQVLTALFDRIDFVAAGSAAGSQITPETAELGLTIPLHPAAIAYYGRFSPSSSSSPSPSSSEETARPAALGQE